GTGAGCGCCGCCGCCGGCCAGGGATCAGGCCTCAGGCCGACGAAGGCCGAGCCGTAATAGACGGCGAAGAGCTGGATGAGGATCGGCGTGCTCTGCATGAAGGCGACATAGGCGGCGGCCGCACGCCGCAGCGGCACGGAAGGCCCGACCCGCAGCGCGGCGATCAGCAGCCCGATGAGGCCGCCGCCGGCAAAGGCGACGACGGCGAGGAGCACCGCCCAGCGCGCCGCCAGGAGCAGGAACAGCGCCTCGTGCCACCCGAATTCGCGCAGGCTCATGGCTTACACCTTCCAGCGGAAGATCAGGCGCGAGGACAGGCGGAACCCCGCATCGCACAGCTGCACGAGGACGAAATAGATGACCGCCACGACGATGTAGATCTCGAAGTTGCGGAAGGTCTGCATCGCCATGTTGTTGGCGACCGCGGTCAGCTCCTCCGCCGCGATCGCCGACACGATCGAGGTGCCCATCAGCTGCAGGACGAACTGGCTGGTCAGCGCGGGATAGACCGCCCGGGCCGCCGGCACGAGGATGACGTGGCGGATGATCTGCCACCGCGACAGGCCGAGCGCCTTCGCCGCTTCGATCTGCCCGTCCGGGATCGATTCGATGCCCGCCCGCAGGATCTCCACCGCATAGGCGCCGAGATGGATCGACAGCGCCA
Above is a genomic segment from Labrys wisconsinensis containing:
- a CDS encoding amino acid ABC transporter permease, yielding MTYVFHFGPILARIDELLYGALRTLELTIVSVAAGLLVGVLGALGRSFGPRWLAAAVGVYVELIRNTPLLVQLYFVFFSLPLMGLKLTSDQAAILALSIHLGAYAVEILRAGIESIPDGQIEAAKALGLSRWQIIRHVILVPAARAVYPALTSQFVLQLMGTSIVSAIAAEELTAVANNMAMQTFRNFEIYIVVAVIYFVLVQLCDAGFRLSSRLIFRWKV